In Scomber scombrus chromosome 17, fScoSco1.1, whole genome shotgun sequence, the following proteins share a genomic window:
- the frk gene encoding tyrosine-protein kinase SRK2 — MATDKRLSACWERFLGCFRNSNQSEDERKRQDKNKPSTVIANPVAVKSSEPDFYLNRALPSLPKEKSVSYYTALFDYSARTEEDLSFNTGDTLEALDKSAGDWWFARAVTGISASKQGYIPANYVAPVESIDAEPWFFHDTKRLDAEKMLLAEGNQHGAFLIRECESQKGELSLSVLDGGKVKHYKLKKLENGNYFVSRNRAFETLKELVHHYSQQTDGLCVRLVEPCKKMEAPQTHGLSYNTVDQWEIDRKSVQLRAKLGAGQFGEVFQGLWNDSTAVAVKTLKPGTMDPEDFLREAQMMKRLRHPKLIQLYAVCTLEEPIYIITELMKNGSLLEYLQKDKGTTLGISDQTEMAAQVAAGMAYLELQNYIHRDLAARNVLVGENNICKVADFGLARVFMKENDNVYEAREGTKFPVKWTAPEAIHDNKFTIKSDVWSFGILLYEIMTFGQMPYPGMTNYVVVQKLSQGYRMPCAPGCPRVMYDIMTDCWKQNEQDRPTFETLQWKLEDFFDLDVTSYDDAGGY, encoded by the exons ATGGCGACTGACAAGAGGTTATCTGCGTGTTGGGAGAGATTTTTGGGATGTTTTAGAAATTCAAACCAATCTGAAGATGAGCGCAAACGTCAGGATAAAAACAAACCCTCAACTGTCATCGCAAACCCTGTTGCGGTTAAATCATCAGAGCCggacttttatttaaatagagCTCTACCTTCGCTGCCTAAGGAGAAATCAGTGAGTTATTATACAGCCTTGTTTGATTACTCTGCTCGTACTGAAGAGGACTTGAGTTTCAACACTGGGGATACTTTGGaggctttggataaaagcgctGGTGACTGGTGGTTTGCCAGAGCAGTCACTGGGATATCAGCCTCCAAACAGGGTTATATCCCTGCTAATTATGTGGCACCTGTGGAGAGCATTGATGCAGAACC ATGGTTTTTTCACGACACCAAGAGGCTGGATGCAGAGAAGATGCTGCTGGCTGAAGGGAACCAACATGGCGCCTTCCTCATCAGAGAGTGTGAAAGTCAGAAAGGAGAGCTCTCCCTCTCGG TGCTGGACGGCGGGAAGGTGAAGCATTACAAGCtgaaaaaactggaaaatgGTAACTACTTTGTGTCGAGGAACAGGGCTTTTGAAACACTGAAGGAGTTAGTGCATCATTACTCCCAACAGACAGATGGCCTCTGCGTGCGTCTGGTTGAACCATGCAAAAAG ATGGAGGCTCCACAGACTCACGGTCTGTCCTACAACACGGTGGACCAATGGGAGATCGACCGCAAATCAGTCCAGCTGCGGGCAAAACTGGGAGCTGGTCAGTTTGGGGAAGTCTTCCAGGGCCTGTGGAATGACAGCACAGCAGTCGCAGTGAAGACCCTCAAACCTG GTACCATGGACCCCGAGGACTTCCTAAGAGAGGCTCAGATGATGAAGAGACTGCGGCACCCCAAGCTGATCCAGCTGTACGCCGTCTGCACCTTGGAGGAGCCCATCTACATCATCACAGAGCTGATGAAGAACGGCAGCCTGCTGGAGTACCTCCAGA AGGACAAGGGTACCACGCTGGGTATATCTGACCAGACTGAGATGGCTGCGCAGGTGGCAGCCGGCATGGCTTACCTGGAGTTACAGAACTACATCCACAGAGACCTGGCAGCCAGGAACGTGCTGGTGGGCGAGAACAACATCTGCAAGGTTGCTGACTTTGGCCTGGCCAGGGTCTTCATG AAAGAGAATGACAATGTGTACGAAGCCAGAGAAGGCACCAAATTCCCCGTGAAATGGACTGCTCCCGAGGCCATCCATGATAACAAGTTCACCATCAAATCTGACGTTTGGTCCTTTGGCATTTTATTGTATGAGATCATGACTTTTGGCCAGATGCCTTACCCAG GCATGACAAACTACGTGGTGGTCCAGAAGCTTTCCCAGGGTTACAGGATGCCTTGCGCCCCAGGCTGCCCCAGAGTCATGTACGACATCATGACGGACTGCTGGAAACAGAACGAACAGGACCGGCCCACGTTCGAGACCCTGCAGTGGAAGCTGGAGGACTTCTTCGACCTGGACGTCACCTCCTACGACGACGCCGGCGGTTATTAG
- the col10a1b gene encoding collagen alpha-1(X) chain — translation MDLRVTSFVLVLLALAEATPDRYYHVPKVSKSAYPVKSAYPVKSHAVEGHPGPPGPPGEPGPMGPVGPPGQTGMGHTGQPGQPGPPGPAGYSQAGKPGSPGGSGKPGAPGIPGDRGSPGATGAMGPRGSPGSPGTPGPAGLSSVGKPGPSGIHGAMGPRGESGMKGHPGIPGLPGNKGERGIGVPGVQGSPGPVGPMGPAGMPGKSGIGQPGATGYPGEPGKSGMPGRDGAPGPMGMQGPKGHTGAPGVGASGKPGQNGSPGVPGSMGVKGPQGPAGQPGSPGMPGVGKTGESGIPGSRGSPGSPGTTGQKGEPGPTGFTGQPGATGLMGPSGPQGSRGFQGESGQVGPKGDTGMVGAPGPRGTKGEQGAQGFTGKPGSPGAVGPSGLSGHNGPQGQKGSQGPSGAPGIPGSNGAQGHKGHPGTPGAPGKSGEMGRPGSMGPGGPPGPSGPSGLKGHPGMPGQPGPAGLTAKGMSGPQGPPGIPGPRGHDGNPGASGPPGPPGPPGEVVYHHEKSMPIKSHEVVMSHEMMKAPMSAFSAVLTRAYPPAASPIQFNQILYNGEHHYDDHTGVFTCQIPGLYFFSYHMHVNGANALVALYKNEDPIAFTYDEYNKGFLDQMSGSAVLMLHPGDRVYIQVPDEESNGIFAADNVHCSFSGFLIAST, via the exons ATGGACCTGAGGGTAACCAGCTTTGTCCTTGTCCTCCTGGCTTTGGCTGAGGCGACCCCTGATAGATACTACCATGTGCCCAAAGTGAGCAAGAGTGCCTACCCCGTCAAGAGTGCCTACCCCGTCAAGAGTCACG CTGTTGAAGGTCATCCAGGTCCTCCAGGTCCTCCAGGGGAGCCAGGTCCAATGGGCCCAGTTGGACCTCCTGGACAAACTGGTATGGGACATACTGGACAACCAGGCCAACCTGGACCTCCCGGACCCGCTGGCTACTCTCAAGCAGGTAAACCTGGTAGCCCAGGTGGCTCTGGAAAACCAGGCGCCCCTGGCATCCCTGGTGATAGAGGTTCACCTGGTGCAACTGGAGCAATGGGTCCCAGAGGTTCACCTGGTTCACCTGGAACTCCTGGACCTGCTGGACTTTCTTCTGTTGGCAAACCTGGACCATCTGGCATTCATGGTGCAATGGGACCAAGAGGAGAGTCTGGTATGAAGGGACATCCTGGTATTCCTGGTCTTCCTGGCaacaagggagagagaggtatTGGAGTTCCTGGTGTTCAAGGATCACCAGGCCCAGTCGGACCAATGGGCCCAGCTGGTATGCCTGGCAAATCTGGAATTGGTCAACCCGGTGCTACTGGCTATCCTGGAGAACCTGGCAAGTCTGGAATGCCAGGAAGAGATGGTGCTCCTGGACCAATGGGTATGCAAGGGCCAAAGGGTCACACTGGAGCTCCAGGCGTAGGAGCATCAGGGAAACCAGGTCAGAATGGTAGCCCAGGTGTGCCTGGATCTATGGGAGTCAAAGGTCCACAGGGTCCAGCTGGTCAGCCAGGTTCCCCTGGCATGCCAGGTGTTGGTAAAACAGGAGAATCTGGAATACCAGGTAGCAGAGGATCCCCCGGTAGTCCAGGAACCACTGGTCAGAAAGGGGAGCCAGGCcctactggttttactggtcagCCAGGCGCTACTGGTCTTATGGGCCCATCTGGTCCACAAGGTTCAAGAGGATTCCAGGGTGAGTCAGGCCAAGTGGGACCCAAAGGCGACACTGGTATGGTAGGTGCACCAGGGCCTAGGGGAACCAAAGGTGAACAGGGAGCTCAGGGTTTCACTGGAAAACCTGGATCTCCTGGGGCTGTAGGCCCTTCAGGTCTGTCAGGTCATAATGGTCCTCAGGGTCAAAAGGGTTCACAAGGCCCCAGTGGTGCCCCAGGAATCCCAGGATCAAATGGCGCTCAAGGACATAAAGGACACCCAGGCACCCCAGGAGCACCAGGAAAATCCGGTGAGATGGGAAGGCCAGGTTCCATGGGACCAGGTGGGCCCCCTGGTCCATCAGGTCCTTCTGGACTCAAGGGCCATCCAGGTATGCCAGGCCAACCTGGCCCAGCTGGCCTAACAGCTAAGGGAATGTCTGGTCCTCAGGGTCCACCTGGAATCCCAGGACCCAGAGGTCATGATGGTAACCCAGGTGCTTCTGGTCCTCCTGGTCCTCCTGGCCCACCAGGAGAGGTAGTCTACCACCATGAGAAGAGCATGCCAATCAAATCCCACGAGGTTGTGATGTCTCATGAAATGATGAAGGCTCCTATGTCTGCCTTCAGTGCTGTGCTGACCAGGGCCTATCCTCCAGCTGCTTCCCCTATTCAGTTCAATCAGATTCTGTACAATGGTGAGCACCATTATGATGACCATACTGGTGTGTTTACCTGCCAAATCCCAGGCCTCTACTTTTTCAGCTATCATATGCACGTCAATGGTGCTAATGCATTGGTCGCCCTCTACAAAAATGAGGACCCAATTGCTTTCACCTATGATGAGTACAACAAGGGCTTCCTGGATCAGATGTCAGGCAGTGCTGTTCTTATGCTGCACCCTGGTGACAGAGTCTATATCCAGGTACCTGATGAGGAGAGTAATGGTATATTTGCAGCAGACAATGTTCATTGCTCTTTCTCTGGGTTCTTGATTGCCTCAACGTGA